From a region of the Sminthopsis crassicaudata isolate SCR6 chromosome 6, ASM4859323v1, whole genome shotgun sequence genome:
- the CHRNA9 gene encoding neuronal acetylcholine receptor subunit alpha-9 has protein sequence MDWPHSYFSLCWILWAASKLRDIEAAEGKYAQKLFNDLFEDYSNALRPVEDTDKVLNVTLQITLSQIKDMDERNQILTAYLWIRQIWYDAYLKWDRDQYDGLDTIRIPSDLVWRPDIVLYNKADDESSEPVNTNVVLRYDGLITWDSPAITKSSCVVDVSYFPFDDQQCNLTFGSWTYNGNQVDIFNALESGDLSDFIEDVEWEIHGMPAVKNVITYGCCSEPYPDITFTLILKRKSSFYIVNLLIPCVLISFLAPLSFYLPAASGEKVSLGVTVLLAMTVFQLMVAEIMPPSENVPLIGKYYIATMALITASTALTIMVMNIHFCGAEAKPVPQWARIVILKYMSKILFVYDVGESCTSPRHSKDSHQKDYAETHRKGLKNRDNNIVRKKEINRLLNNDLGAQGENPKEADSYCARYLTLTRNIEYIAKCLKDHRTNNAKGIEWKKVAKVIDRFFMWIFFIMVFAMSILIIAKA, from the exons ATGGACTGGCCccattcttatttttccctttgctGGATTTTGTGGGCAGCCTCAAAATTGAGAG acaTAGAGGCAGCAGAAGGGAAATATGCTCAAAAGCTATTTAATGACCTTTTTGAAGATTACTCCAATGCCCTGAGACCAGTGGAAGATACAGACAAAGTACTGAATGTCACTCTGCAGATTACACTCTCGCAAATTAAAGATATG GATGAAAGAAACCAAATTTTGACAGCCTATCTGTGGATTCGCCAAATCTGGTACGATGCATATCTCAAGTGGGATAGAGACCAATATGATGGACTGGACACCATCAGGATCCCCAGTGACTTAGTATGGCGGCCAGATATTGTTCTTTATAACAA AGCTGATGATGAATCTTCAGAGCCAGTGAATACAAATGTGGTCCTCAGATATGATGGGCTTATTACTTGGGATTCCCCGGCTATCACCAAGAGTTCCTGTGTAGTTGATGTATCTTATTTCCCTTTTGATGATCAGCAGTGCAACCTGACCTTTGGTTCCTGGACCTATAATGGTAATCAAGTGGATATATTTAATGCATTGGAGAGTGGCGATCTCTCTGATTTCATCGAAGACGTGGAGTGGGAAATCCATGGGATGCCCGCAGTGAAGAATGTGATCACTTATGGATGCTGCTCTGAGCCATACCCGGACATAACCTTCACCCTTATTCTGAAGAGGAAGTCGTCTTTTTATATCGTTAACTTGTTGATCCCATGTGTGCTAATATCTTTTTTGGCTCCCCTGAGTTTTTACCTCCCAGCAGCTTCTGGGGAAAAAGTGTCCCTGGGAGTCACTGTGCTCTTGGCCATGACTGTATTTCAATTAATGGTTGCAGAGATTATGCCTCCTTCTGAGAACGTCCCTCTGATAG GCAAATACTATATAGCAACAATGGCCCTGATAACAGCGTCCACTGCACTGACCATCATGGTGATGAACATCCACTTCTGTGGGGCTGAAGCCAAACCAGTGCCCCAGTGGGCAAGGATAGTCATCCTGAAGTACATGTCCAAGATCTTATTTGTGTATGACGTCGGGGAAAGCTGCACCAGCCCGCGCCATAGCAAAGACAGTCACCAGAAGGACTATGCAGAGACGCATCGGAAAGGACTCAAGAACAGAGACAATAACATTGTCCGGAAGAAGGAAATCAATagacttttaaataatgacttggGAGCTCAGGGCGAGAATCCCAAAGAGGCAGACAGTTATTGCGCCCGGTACCTAACCCTGACCAGGAATATTGAGTACATTGCCAAGTGCCTCAAAGATCACCGCACCAATAACGCAAAAGGAATTGAATGGAAGAAGGTGGCAAAAGTGATCGACAGATTCTTCATGTGGATCTTTTTCATCATGGTGTTCGCTATGAGTATTTTGATTATAGCTAAAGCGTAA